A region from the Lentisphaera profundi genome encodes:
- a CDS encoding right-handed parallel beta-helix repeat-containing protein yields the protein MHKKKLQQLTFGLLGLGLSLGLQAKDYFISPQGSESQPGTLEKPFANLEQARDAIRGLSLKEKQEDITVYLRGGTYQLKKTFLLNTQDSALDGFKITYSAYKNEVPVLSSAVKITGWKKSSAISHLNEKAHGQVWEADIPTSIKNPRVLFDGDTWQPRSSSDSFLGKPYDHERADSMGPLYEKDLWTCKKVPWDPKFDYIFRNWDNIQDIECAVVPVPWTMSLIQLKEINLKERYVTMAFHANAAAYGKKNFCTNWLQNSVDFISEPGNWASNTKSGKVYYWPKGDQPSPEMSFPALDVLVKVEGDIDYEGPVDTPVRNIVFKGLTFKHAKRGDWYKDRKGWGIQHDWDTFDFDNALLRFRGAENCEVTACQFTATGGTGMRLDLHAQNIDINNNLISYTGHMGILLCGYGPGTKDVNRNNIISNNIIHHVGEIIWNGHGIFAWQSGSNKIINNTIHDVPRKGIGLCGVRCQMFMAPDKWWDEGCKTIRWHEIKDFLGDELSLNDGRVYAERCAPFLHARNNIVENNLISNALRRLNDGAALNVSGAGKGNIVRHNMVRDLVRHNLVGIRTDDWQRDTLIINNIVMNNPHGRAFVLKDRNIFINNIVYNVGQMITNRPYPKQEGFVNSQFIGNIVVNATKYGGILKQSTFKDNIYFFADAEKGILRHKKKGADDTSTIADPLFADPANGDFTLSPDSPALKLGFKPFDTRKESFGIRKDKYPARLMALDSKKDLNVIHDPAGKMIQTKNPHKPTDLKHK from the coding sequence ATGCATAAGAAAAAACTTCAACAGCTAACTTTTGGCCTTTTAGGCCTAGGTCTTTCCCTAGGTTTGCAGGCAAAAGATTACTTCATCTCACCTCAGGGCTCCGAGTCTCAGCCAGGAACACTAGAAAAACCTTTCGCGAATCTTGAGCAGGCTCGCGATGCTATACGTGGACTCTCCCTCAAAGAAAAACAGGAGGATATCACCGTCTATTTAAGAGGGGGAACTTATCAACTCAAAAAAACCTTTTTACTGAATACTCAAGATAGTGCCTTAGATGGTTTCAAAATCACTTATAGTGCTTATAAAAACGAAGTCCCTGTACTCAGCTCAGCAGTCAAAATCACTGGCTGGAAAAAGTCTAGCGCTATTTCTCATCTCAATGAAAAAGCTCACGGCCAAGTATGGGAAGCAGATATCCCTACTAGCATTAAGAATCCTAGAGTTCTTTTCGATGGTGATACCTGGCAACCGCGCTCAAGTTCTGATAGCTTCTTAGGCAAACCCTATGATCATGAACGTGCCGATTCAATGGGTCCCCTCTACGAAAAAGATCTTTGGACCTGTAAAAAAGTCCCTTGGGATCCCAAGTTTGATTACATATTCCGCAACTGGGATAATATCCAAGACATCGAATGTGCCGTTGTTCCTGTGCCCTGGACGATGTCACTGATTCAGCTCAAAGAAATTAATCTCAAAGAGCGTTATGTAACGATGGCTTTCCACGCCAATGCCGCCGCCTACGGAAAAAAGAATTTCTGTACGAACTGGTTGCAAAATAGTGTTGACTTCATCTCTGAACCCGGTAACTGGGCCAGCAATACAAAATCAGGCAAGGTTTACTATTGGCCAAAAGGCGATCAACCGAGTCCTGAAATGTCTTTCCCTGCGCTCGACGTTTTAGTTAAAGTTGAAGGTGATATTGATTATGAAGGTCCAGTCGATACTCCCGTACGCAATATTGTCTTTAAAGGCCTCACCTTTAAGCACGCAAAACGCGGCGATTGGTACAAGGATCGCAAGGGCTGGGGTATTCAGCACGATTGGGATACTTTTGATTTTGATAATGCTCTGCTGCGTTTTCGTGGCGCCGAAAATTGCGAAGTCACTGCCTGTCAATTTACTGCGACTGGTGGCACCGGAATGCGCCTCGATCTTCATGCCCAAAATATTGATATCAATAATAATCTCATTTCCTATACTGGTCACATGGGCATCCTGCTCTGTGGATACGGTCCTGGTACCAAAGACGTCAATCGCAACAATATCATTAGCAACAATATCATTCACCATGTAGGTGAGATTATTTGGAATGGTCATGGCATCTTTGCTTGGCAGTCTGGTTCTAATAAAATCATTAACAATACGATTCACGATGTACCACGTAAGGGAATTGGCCTCTGTGGTGTACGTTGCCAAATGTTCATGGCTCCCGACAAATGGTGGGACGAAGGCTGCAAAACTATTCGCTGGCATGAAATCAAAGATTTCCTTGGTGATGAGCTCTCATTAAATGATGGTCGTGTTTATGCCGAAAGATGTGCCCCCTTCCTTCATGCTCGTAACAACATCGTTGAAAACAACCTCATCAGTAATGCCCTTCGCCGTCTTAATGATGGTGCCGCACTCAATGTTTCCGGTGCAGGCAAAGGCAATATTGTACGCCATAACATGGTACGTGACCTCGTTCGTCATAATCTCGTCGGTATTCGTACCGATGACTGGCAGCGCGACACACTCATCATTAATAATATCGTCATGAATAACCCCCATGGACGCGCTTTTGTATTAAAGGACCGCAATATTTTTATCAATAACATTGTTTATAATGTTGGCCAAATGATCACCAACCGCCCTTACCCTAAACAAGAGGGCTTTGTCAATTCACAATTCATTGGAAATATTGTCGTCAATGCCACAAAGTATGGTGGTATCCTCAAGCAATCGACTTTCAAAGATAATATCTACTTCTTTGCCGATGCGGAAAAGGGAATTTTACGTCACAAGAAAAAAGGCGCTGATGATACCAGTACTATTGCTGACCCACTCTTTGCGGATCCCGCAAATGGTGACTTCACCCTCAGTCCTGATTCTCCTGCACTCAAGCTCGGTTTCAAACCCTTTGATACGCGTAAAGAGAGTTTCGGTATCCGCAAAGACAAGTACCCCGCTCGCCTTATGGCTTTAGACTCCAAAAAGGATCTCAACGTCATTCACGATCCGGCAGGTAAAATGATTCAAACCAAGAATCCACACAAGCCAACTGACCTCAAGCACAAGTAA
- a CDS encoding transposase, whose amino-acid sequence MYDTLFPEYFIEELRQTIGILCGPLKIAGQIILRPEFQEIKKAIEDDQLQLSKDRAATRNREFKNSSTQKHPPAELVVALFIARHFYDNCYGERGYSMLCENSSLQQFIGRLGIGSFPSRNTIHEQVSALSEKTLNLFHQAILNCVKECGLDDFSAVIIDSTAIKADSAWPVDSQLLKNLSCKMMKNISDVHDQLPCVERRKIPLKRLQNYCDYMSKLDFEISMLKGKKGARKMRQKFYTQELLPRCRKFIIRLEKTLPQIKQHCESAKVLMIDECLSRFIDKVLMVEHRFNMAPKDYDTKTARKIYSMSDNDAAFIKKGGRETVFGYRPNFAFSANGFLTSFTLESGNTSDSKAFSNCLDENKKMTGETAMMISVDDGYSSAANLDDAIEKGATLVSVSGSKGKKLLGEDIYESENYQLARNIRSISEAGISKLKNYHNLERFTVCGLKRVRQETLISAIGFNLERICQLLCQIEIEVAA is encoded by the coding sequence ATGTACGATACTCTTTTTCCCGAATATTTCATCGAGGAATTACGGCAAACTATAGGAATTTTATGCGGACCATTGAAGATTGCGGGGCAAATCATACTTCGTCCTGAATTTCAAGAGATCAAAAAGGCAATTGAAGATGATCAACTTCAGTTGAGTAAAGATAGAGCCGCCACTAGAAACCGCGAGTTTAAAAACAGCTCTACCCAAAAACACCCCCCAGCTGAATTGGTGGTGGCGTTGTTCATAGCCCGTCACTTTTATGATAATTGTTACGGTGAACGAGGCTATAGTATGCTATGTGAGAATAGTTCCTTGCAGCAGTTTATTGGGCGCTTGGGCATAGGAAGCTTCCCTTCACGCAATACGATTCATGAACAAGTCTCTGCTCTTTCTGAGAAGACCCTTAATCTTTTTCATCAAGCTATTTTGAACTGCGTTAAGGAGTGTGGCCTGGATGATTTTTCAGCAGTGATTATTGATTCTACAGCCATTAAGGCCGATTCAGCGTGGCCTGTCGATAGTCAATTACTAAAGAACCTTAGTTGTAAAATGATGAAAAATATCAGTGACGTTCATGATCAGCTTCCCTGTGTTGAGCGCAGAAAGATCCCTCTCAAACGCCTGCAAAATTACTGTGATTATATGAGTAAACTGGATTTCGAGATCTCTATGCTTAAAGGAAAAAAAGGAGCAAGAAAAATGAGGCAAAAGTTTTATACGCAAGAACTTTTACCGAGGTGCCGAAAATTTATTATTCGCCTGGAGAAGACTCTTCCTCAAATTAAACAACACTGTGAAAGTGCCAAAGTTCTGATGATTGACGAATGTCTATCTCGCTTCATAGATAAAGTTTTGATGGTTGAACATCGCTTCAACATGGCTCCTAAGGACTACGATACGAAGACGGCACGGAAAATTTACAGCATGAGTGATAATGATGCAGCATTTATTAAAAAGGGTGGTCGAGAAACCGTATTTGGCTACCGACCAAATTTCGCCTTTAGTGCCAATGGTTTTCTGACATCATTCACCCTAGAATCTGGAAATACTAGTGACAGCAAGGCCTTCAGTAATTGCCTTGATGAAAATAAAAAGATGACGGGCGAGACCGCAATGATGATCAGTGTGGATGACGGATATAGCTCTGCCGCCAATTTAGATGATGCCATCGAAAAAGGGGCGACATTAGTCAGTGTTAGTGGCTCAAAGGGAAAGAAGCTCTTAGGAGAAGATATTTATGAGAGTGAAAACTACCAACTTGCGAGAAATATCCGATCAATTTCCGAAGCAGGTATTTCAAAGCTGAAGAACTATCACAACCTTGAGCGATTTACCGTTTGTGGCTTAAAGAGGGTTCGTCAAGAAACTCTCATAAGCGCCATAGGATTCAACTTGGAAAGGATCTGCCAGTTATTATGTCAAATAGAGATTGAGGTCGCCGCATAG
- a CDS encoding alpha/beta hydrolase: MKFISLLLISFTVLLNTSAAPIPSKADLAYGKHARNKMDFWQAESSNPTPVLVFFHGGGFKNGDKNSIHKRFKIDDYLKAGVSCVSVNYPFLKHTNMDYMAIMKHCQDSIEFIKTNSEKWNIDPKKIAASGSSAGALITEWLGYTTTDICAMAVYMQPMGTHYFIKPQLVQKTSPPLMIYQASSISDKIHHPDFAKGLKKVCDQNQATCELFGSSKNDIQELPPETHHRTAIKRFLFKHWEIELK, encoded by the coding sequence ATGAAGTTCATTTCATTATTACTCATTTCTTTCACCGTACTACTCAATACCAGCGCTGCACCAATTCCAAGCAAGGCAGATCTTGCCTATGGAAAACACGCAAGAAATAAAATGGATTTTTGGCAAGCCGAATCCTCAAATCCCACTCCCGTCTTAGTCTTTTTTCATGGTGGTGGCTTTAAAAATGGTGATAAAAATAGTATTCACAAACGCTTCAAAATTGATGATTACTTAAAAGCCGGCGTCTCTTGTGTCAGCGTGAATTACCCCTTCCTAAAACACACTAACATGGATTACATGGCGATCATGAAGCATTGCCAAGATTCCATAGAATTCATAAAGACAAATTCCGAGAAATGGAATATCGATCCTAAAAAAATAGCCGCATCGGGAAGTTCCGCGGGTGCCCTTATCACTGAGTGGCTTGGCTACACGACTACGGATATCTGTGCGATGGCGGTCTACATGCAACCCATGGGAACTCATTATTTCATAAAGCCGCAACTTGTTCAAAAAACTTCTCCCCCCTTGATGATCTATCAAGCCTCATCCATCAGCGATAAAATTCATCACCCCGATTTCGCCAAGGGACTCAAGAAAGTCTGTGATCAAAATCAGGCGACTTGTGAGCTCTTTGGCTCAAGTAAAAACGATATTCAAGAACTCCCACCCGAAACTCACCATAGAACCGCAATAAAACGCTTCCTCTTTAAGCACTGGGAAATTGAACTCAAGTAA
- a CDS encoding RNA polymerase sigma factor: MSHYPTNQTLLQRVKNQHDDDSWDEFNSYYRPFISMIVASCKLRSHDISEVVQLVMIRLWKSLPKFNYDPQVGNFRGWLTTITYNAVRNYVNSKAYKQSSLNNLEESHVPISNFEEMISESELDKIAEREWGIYICELAWNNIKESFESNIQEIYPLLLNEVSPDDIAEKLDIKRNTVYVYKKRLNKKLFAEIRRLNDELN, encoded by the coding sequence ATGAGTCACTATCCAACCAATCAGACCTTGTTGCAACGCGTGAAAAATCAACACGATGATGATTCGTGGGATGAGTTCAATAGCTATTACAGGCCCTTCATCTCGATGATTGTGGCTAGCTGTAAATTGCGTAGTCATGACATTTCTGAAGTGGTCCAGCTAGTGATGATTCGCCTTTGGAAAAGCTTGCCTAAGTTTAATTATGATCCTCAAGTAGGTAACTTTAGAGGTTGGCTCACCACCATCACCTACAATGCCGTACGCAATTACGTGAACTCAAAAGCCTATAAACAGAGTTCGCTCAATAATTTGGAAGAATCTCACGTTCCCATTTCAAATTTTGAAGAAATGATATCGGAATCTGAACTCGATAAGATTGCCGAAAGGGAATGGGGCATCTATATCTGTGAGCTCGCCTGGAATAATATTAAGGAGAGCTTCGAAAGCAATATACAAGAAATTTATCCCCTGCTGCTAAATGAAGTCAGCCCCGATGATATTGCCGAAAAGCTCGATATTAAGCGCAATACTGTCTACGTCTACAAAAAGCGTCTCAACAAAAAACTCTTCGCCGAGATCCGCAGACTCAACGACGAACTGAATTAA
- a CDS encoding DUF4962 domain-containing protein, giving the protein MKVQVRIKIGISLFLLLIFSCTKTNSELSSAIAQNISLSASENDEAIEVLKGGELKSKPGRPLYDIWRLSSAPKEGKIVAINPPKFQWKKSDQQAVTYIHEMSRDAEFKTELISSGFLPYCFYMPRKVLVPGQWFWRINTLIDGEETIGASHTFTIKEGAAVRLYPDVDTLIQNIPQTRPFILNYGQALATVLKNAKSLPKKKAVVVNAGIESLAKPIIDFEVFDTSKLSSRQLKKVKHIELAHLNNLMKAYLLTQDKSFEVGATKRLKNLLNWKDTEGMMLSNIMRVMANYYDCFHNTSPATLKAQILLEIQPYLEHHYLRWCGHIENRQIENHFWQMELSAFFQVALATVQDVPENRKYLDYAYNVFLVRSPVLGGNDGGWANGHGYFAVNNSTIINMAYMLQSIAKVPIFDMPWYKKLSEYFVYTAPVGGPIDGFGDMHDRRDKSGSGFAHCSLLALENNDDALARLQTLKSLEYNNGKSESSAWWELLKGKSLKDLSMPVIENLKQAAVYKEAGLVAMHTDVTNQDNDLALYFRSSPYGSNGHMHANNNSFNLSFKGNKIFYPTGYYTSFADKHSISSYKHTRASNSLLIDGKGQSFGHEGYGWIKRYLHGEKITYSCGDASLAYGDLVNEQWSDLVNQHLVEPGRSIKENFGDVKLKKFDRHIAYIRPNIIVIYDELEAEEAVDWDFLLHTMKEPQLTGNKMTYEHDGAVVEARFFSSNKAQLSMTDEFYQKPVDFLKKYRAMPKQFHLSFKAAEKSKKQRFLCVIQCGDSDEKKYKIDFKNDSKMIIGPWQIQSELDCVKPAKMTIQGAHAKLFVNAFPAEYSASKSPASLLVEQIDGRIHRAICTDKSPAINE; this is encoded by the coding sequence ATGAAGGTTCAAGTACGGATTAAAATAGGTATTTCACTATTTTTACTACTGATATTTTCCTGCACTAAAACTAATTCGGAGCTATCATCCGCAATTGCACAAAACATAAGCCTTTCAGCAAGTGAAAATGATGAGGCTATAGAAGTATTGAAAGGGGGTGAATTAAAGTCAAAACCCGGGCGGCCACTCTACGATATCTGGCGATTGAGTTCCGCTCCTAAAGAGGGCAAAATCGTAGCAATAAATCCACCAAAATTTCAGTGGAAAAAGAGCGATCAGCAAGCCGTGACTTATATTCATGAAATGAGCCGTGATGCAGAGTTCAAAACTGAGCTGATTAGTTCTGGTTTCCTGCCTTATTGTTTTTATATGCCTAGAAAAGTTCTTGTGCCCGGACAGTGGTTTTGGCGTATCAATACACTGATAGATGGTGAAGAGACTATTGGAGCAAGCCACACTTTTACGATAAAAGAGGGGGCAGCCGTTCGCCTTTATCCCGATGTGGATACGCTGATCCAGAATATACCTCAGACGAGACCATTTATTTTGAACTATGGTCAAGCGCTCGCGACGGTCCTCAAAAATGCTAAATCGTTGCCCAAGAAAAAGGCTGTGGTGGTCAATGCCGGAATAGAGTCTTTGGCTAAGCCCATCATTGATTTCGAAGTTTTTGATACGTCAAAACTAAGTAGTCGTCAATTAAAGAAAGTGAAGCATATTGAGCTTGCGCACCTAAATAACCTGATGAAGGCTTATTTATTGACTCAGGATAAGTCTTTTGAAGTAGGCGCCACAAAGCGCCTCAAGAACTTGCTGAACTGGAAGGATACGGAGGGTATGATGCTATCAAATATTATGCGCGTCATGGCAAATTATTACGATTGCTTTCACAATACTTCACCAGCAACTTTAAAAGCACAAATACTACTGGAAATTCAGCCCTACCTAGAGCATCATTACCTGCGTTGGTGCGGGCATATAGAAAATAGGCAGATTGAAAATCATTTTTGGCAAATGGAGTTATCGGCATTTTTTCAGGTGGCCTTAGCGACAGTTCAGGATGTTCCCGAGAATAGGAAGTATTTAGATTATGCCTATAATGTATTCCTCGTGCGTTCCCCCGTTTTAGGTGGAAATGATGGTGGATGGGCTAATGGACACGGTTATTTTGCGGTTAATAACTCCACTATTATAAATATGGCTTATATGCTGCAGTCGATTGCCAAAGTCCCTATTTTTGATATGCCTTGGTACAAAAAACTTTCTGAATACTTTGTTTATACCGCACCCGTGGGCGGCCCCATCGATGGCTTTGGTGATATGCATGATCGCCGCGATAAGAGCGGCAGTGGTTTCGCTCATTGCAGTCTGCTTGCACTGGAAAATAATGATGATGCTTTAGCCAGACTTCAAACTTTGAAATCACTGGAGTATAATAATGGTAAATCTGAGTCGAGTGCCTGGTGGGAGTTGCTCAAGGGAAAGAGTCTAAAAGATTTATCGATGCCAGTGATAGAGAACTTAAAGCAGGCTGCGGTTTATAAAGAAGCCGGGCTCGTTGCGATGCATACCGACGTCACGAATCAAGATAATGACCTAGCGCTATATTTTCGATCCAGCCCCTATGGTAGCAATGGTCACATGCACGCCAATAACAATAGTTTTAACCTGAGCTTTAAGGGCAATAAGATTTTTTATCCCACGGGTTATTACACCAGCTTTGCGGATAAGCACTCCATTAGTTCTTATAAACATACCCGAGCCTCGAATAGCCTGCTCATCGATGGCAAGGGTCAGTCCTTTGGTCACGAGGGCTATGGTTGGATCAAACGTTATTTACACGGTGAAAAAATCACTTATAGCTGTGGCGATGCCTCTTTGGCTTATGGTGATTTAGTGAATGAGCAGTGGTCGGACTTAGTTAATCAACACCTCGTGGAACCTGGTCGCAGTATAAAGGAAAATTTTGGTGATGTTAAACTCAAAAAATTTGACCGTCATATTGCCTACATAAGACCAAACATAATCGTCATCTACGATGAACTTGAGGCAGAAGAAGCAGTCGATTGGGACTTCCTGCTTCACACCATGAAAGAACCGCAGCTCACGGGGAATAAAATGACTTATGAGCATGATGGCGCGGTGGTAGAGGCCCGCTTCTTTAGCTCAAATAAGGCCCAGCTTTCAATGACGGATGAATTTTATCAAAAGCCGGTGGATTTCTTAAAGAAATATAGGGCGATGCCCAAGCAGTTTCACCTCAGCTTCAAGGCTGCAGAGAAATCCAAGAAGCAACGCTTTCTTTGTGTGATTCAATGTGGTGATAGTGATGAGAAAAAATACAAAATTGACTTTAAAAATGATTCGAAGATGATAATAGGTCCATGGCAAATCCAATCTGAATTAGATTGTGTGAAGCCCGCAAAAATGACTATCCAGGGAGCGCATGCCAAACTTTTTGTCAACGCCTTTCCCGCTGAGTACTCAGCTAGCAAGTCCCCCGCAAGCTTATTAGTGGAGCAAATTGATGGACGAATCCACCGCGCCATCTGCACCGATAAATCACCTGCAATTAACGAGTGA
- a CDS encoding alpha-L-fucosidase, producing MKKALFNILIFFTLIFTPMAASHDKTKWFTDSRFGMFIHFGLYSIPSGEWEGEIMGRNMYAEWIQKQGNWPSGISNEKYQALTKEFNPVKFNADEWVLEAKNAGMKYILITAKHHDGFALWPSKVSKYNVRDATPLKRDILGELISLVRKNDPDCLINSRILTNDKEALEKVDFESMMDNHFPKRLIKQPWETSATMNDSWAYHKYDYAWHGKSKYGLAFLDGHVANLFVGPRASTTTTYNFSRD from the coding sequence ATGAAAAAAGCTCTATTCAATATCCTGATTTTCTTTACCCTTATATTCACCCCCATGGCCGCAAGCCATGATAAAACAAAATGGTTCACCGATAGCCGCTTTGGCATGTTTATACACTTCGGACTCTATAGTATACCTTCCGGCGAATGGGAGGGTGAAATCATGGGGCGCAATATGTATGCTGAATGGATTCAGAAACAGGGAAACTGGCCCTCTGGTATCTCCAATGAAAAGTATCAGGCCCTCACAAAAGAATTTAATCCCGTAAAGTTCAATGCCGACGAATGGGTTCTTGAAGCTAAGAATGCCGGCATGAAATACATCTTGATCACCGCAAAACATCATGATGGATTTGCGCTTTGGCCCAGCAAGGTATCCAAATATAACGTACGTGATGCCACACCCTTAAAGCGCGATATTCTCGGTGAACTCATATCACTCGTGCGAAAAAATGACCCTGACTGCCTTATCAATAGCCGCATTTTAACCAATGATAAAGAAGCCTTAGAGAAAGTCGATTTTGAATCCATGATGGATAATCACTTCCCAAAACGCCTTATCAAGCAGCCCTGGGAAACCTCCGCCACCATGAACGACTCATGGGCTTATCATAAATATGATTATGCCTGGCACGGCAAGAGTAAATACGGTCTTGCTTTTCTTGATGGTCACGTAGCTAATCTATTCGTAGGTCCCCGCGCGAGTACCACCACCACCTACAATTTTAGCCGTGACTGA
- a CDS encoding type II secretion system protein: MKKKSSPSTLGNSKVGIKQGFTLIELMVAIAIIAILASFLLPLLGKARKTARRAVCTSNFKQCGIAVISYANDHKGTMPKAIQDYSPDYYKNYSDLRTLLGPYLSDSFSVWMCPSVPTSLPIDDPRNTGNKPRGNYNYYPGHNKVEDTSVKITANGSADILMSDLAYQWNNKWRANHSIGGTSWTPYPNNPSLTSFANGFPEGANGLYADGHVSWCKKMRWAGNTSGANHFFVPVE; the protein is encoded by the coding sequence ATGAAGAAAAAATCATCGCCGAGTACTTTAGGGAACTCTAAAGTAGGGATCAAACAAGGTTTTACTCTGATCGAACTCATGGTAGCGATTGCCATCATCGCCATTCTGGCGAGCTTCCTCTTGCCGCTTTTAGGAAAAGCCAGAAAAACAGCCAGGCGTGCTGTCTGCACTAGTAACTTTAAACAGTGCGGAATAGCCGTAATTTCATATGCTAACGACCACAAGGGTACAATGCCCAAGGCCATCCAAGACTATTCCCCGGATTATTATAAAAACTATAGTGACCTTCGAACCTTATTAGGACCCTATTTAAGTGACAGTTTTTCCGTATGGATGTGCCCGTCCGTACCGACCTCTCTCCCCATTGATGATCCGAGAAATACTGGGAATAAGCCCCGCGGTAATTATAACTACTATCCTGGCCACAACAAAGTGGAAGACACGTCCGTGAAAATAACTGCGAACGGATCAGCGGACATCTTAATGAGTGATCTGGCTTACCAATGGAACAACAAATGGCGCGCGAATCATTCTATAGGGGGCACTTCATGGACTCCTTATCCTAATAATCCCTCTCTGACATCCTTTGCAAACGGATTTCCTGAGGGGGCGAATGGTTTATATGCTGACGGGCATGTTTCATGGTGCAAAAAAATGCGCTGGGCCGGAAATACTTCGGGTGCTAATCACTTTTTTGTTCCGGTAGAATAA